A single genomic interval of Deltaproteobacteria bacterium harbors:
- a CDS encoding DUF362 domain-containing protein — protein MKPETQPKVIIRHCDEYDPQRIRELVREGLQELGLAPFGRTLVKPNLVAAGKHFPHAHTRAEVVEGVLRALQDVNDGKMEELAVGERCGITIPTRMAFAESGMDEMLTKLPDVKRYLFEEVPQVEVRYTHANRLRDYVYTPEPIAKADFFVNVPKFKAHPWTTVTFGIKNYIGIQDDRHRLIDHDHRLNEKIADLQYIIQPQFLVVDAIIAGEGRMLTPKPRRLNLIIMGNNQVAFDTVCCAIVGLEARAVDHIRLAEERGFGCADLSQIALSGDVTLEEARRRAQGFEVGLVRVEKYFEGSRITAYAGPPPEMERTDYCWGGCPGSIEEAIEILRRFDEQCDEKMARLHVVFGAYDGPIDAKPGEKVVFIGDCAIWKGQLAGQDVNIESTYQPRGTKDPHHAKHPDVYGKLVKMMREVFHGRDATYLRLQGCPVSVVEHVLLLSQLGGVKNPIFDPTEGFIFNKAYLTWRLASAWQWLRGHRYQHAGPCHRGDAAPVVEERP, from the coding sequence ATGAAGCCTGAAACGCAGCCCAAGGTCATCATCCGCCATTGTGACGAGTACGACCCCCAGCGCATCCGCGAGCTGGTGCGGGAGGGGCTTCAGGAGCTGGGACTCGCCCCCTTCGGGCGCACCCTGGTCAAGCCCAACCTGGTGGCCGCGGGGAAGCACTTCCCCCACGCGCACACGCGGGCCGAGGTCGTCGAGGGGGTCCTGCGCGCGCTCCAGGACGTGAACGACGGCAAGATGGAGGAGCTCGCGGTGGGCGAGCGCTGCGGCATCACCATCCCGACCCGCATGGCCTTCGCGGAGTCGGGGATGGACGAGATGCTGACCAAGCTGCCCGACGTGAAGCGCTACCTCTTCGAGGAGGTCCCACAGGTGGAGGTGCGCTACACGCACGCGAACCGCCTGAGAGACTACGTGTACACGCCCGAGCCGATCGCCAAGGCGGACTTCTTCGTCAACGTGCCGAAGTTCAAGGCCCATCCGTGGACGACGGTCACCTTCGGCATCAAGAACTACATCGGGATCCAAGACGACCGGCATCGCCTCATCGACCACGACCACCGGCTGAACGAGAAGATCGCTGACCTCCAGTACATCATCCAGCCGCAGTTCCTGGTGGTGGACGCGATCATCGCCGGCGAGGGGCGGATGCTCACGCCCAAGCCCCGGCGTCTGAACCTCATCATCATGGGGAACAACCAGGTCGCCTTCGACACGGTCTGCTGCGCGATCGTGGGGCTCGAGGCTCGTGCGGTGGACCACATCCGGCTCGCCGAGGAGCGTGGCTTCGGCTGCGCCGACCTATCGCAGATCGCGCTCTCCGGCGACGTGACCCTGGAAGAGGCGAGGCGGCGCGCGCAGGGCTTCGAGGTGGGGCTCGTCCGAGTGGAGAAGTACTTCGAGGGGAGCCGCATCACGGCCTACGCGGGCCCGCCGCCCGAGATGGAACGCACGGACTACTGCTGGGGCGGCTGCCCCGGGTCCATCGAGGAGGCGATCGAGATCCTGCGCCGCTTCGACGAGCAGTGCGACGAGAAGATGGCGCGGCTCCACGTGGTCTTTGGGGCCTACGACGGCCCCATCGACGCGAAGCCCGGCGAGAAGGTGGTCTTCATCGGCGACTGCGCGATCTGGAAGGGGCAGCTCGCCGGCCAGGACGTCAACATCGAGAGCACGTACCAGCCACGCGGGACCAAGGATCCGCATCACGCGAAGCATCCGGACGTCTACGGCAAGCTGGTGAAGATGATGCGGGAGGTCTTCCACGGGAGGGACGCGACGTACCTCCGGCTACAGGGCTGTCCTGTGAGCGTGGTCGAGCACGTGCTGCTGCTCTCGCAGCTCGGCGGGGTGAAGAACCCCATCTTCGACCCGACGGAGGGCTTCATCTTCAACAAGGCCTACCTGACCTGGAGGCTGGCTTCAGCCTGGCAGTGGCTGCGAGGTCACCGCTACCAGCACGCGGGCCCGTGCCATCGCGGCGACGCGGCTCCCGTCGTGGAGGAGCGTCCGTAG
- a CDS encoding PilZ domain-containing protein, which translates to MSTGKTLRVPYGAWVTDPSGDGAPTFYLAEQLNVQEVELLAVEPPEVGRAVQLRLLVENEREVVDVQGQVVRHGGRGAAAHFAVRFTRLDGNRRRFLADLVAEAQP; encoded by the coding sequence ATGTCGACCGGCAAGACCTTGCGAGTCCCCTATGGCGCCTGGGTCACGGACCCGAGCGGAGACGGAGCGCCGACCTTCTATCTGGCCGAGCAGCTGAACGTGCAGGAAGTGGAGCTCCTGGCGGTGGAGCCGCCGGAGGTCGGGCGGGCTGTACAGCTTCGGCTGCTCGTCGAGAACGAGCGCGAGGTGGTGGACGTGCAGGGCCAGGTCGTCCGGCACGGGGGGCGGGGCGCCGCGGCGCACTTCGCCGTGCGGTTCACGCGGCTCGACGGCAATCGTCGACGGTTTCTGGCCGACCTCGTGGCCGAGGCCCAGCCCTAG
- a CDS encoding serine hydroxymethyltransferase, producing MMRRMIHTAIRTTDPELWQLIRAEEQRQARKIRLIPSENYASSAVLEATGTVLTNDYSEGYPGRRYYEGQQFVDEIEELARERAKSLFGAEAANVQPYSGSPANLAVYFAFCRPGDTVMGLSLPHGGHLTHGWNVSITGSYFKSVQYTVRPDTQLIDYEQVRSLAKEHRPKMLWAGATAYPRIIDFAAFAEIAREVDALFVADISHIAGLVAGGVHPSPVPHAEVVTTTTHKTLRGPRGGMILSRKTHAKAINSAVFPGLQGGPHNHTTAAIAVALKEASTPDFASYARQIVENAKALAASLLSRGFVLVSGGTDNHLILIDLTNKGIPGKVAAQALDRAGLVANYNTVPFDPRKPFDPSGLRLGTPSVTSRGMKAPEMELIAGWMEKITANPADEALQARTAEEVAELCARFPAPGVPLDAE from the coding sequence ATGATGCGCCGCATGATCCACACCGCCATCCGAACCACCGATCCCGAGCTCTGGCAGCTCATTCGCGCGGAAGAGCAGCGCCAGGCGCGCAAGATCCGCCTCATCCCGTCGGAGAACTACGCCTCGAGCGCCGTGCTCGAGGCCACGGGCACCGTCCTCACCAACGACTACTCCGAGGGCTATCCCGGTCGCCGCTACTACGAGGGGCAGCAGTTCGTGGACGAGATCGAAGAGCTCGCGCGAGAGCGCGCCAAGTCCCTCTTCGGCGCCGAGGCGGCGAACGTCCAGCCCTACTCGGGCTCGCCCGCCAACCTGGCCGTCTACTTCGCCTTCTGTCGGCCGGGTGACACGGTGATGGGGCTGTCGCTCCCGCACGGCGGGCACTTGACCCACGGCTGGAACGTGAGCATCACGGGCTCGTACTTCAAGTCGGTGCAGTACACCGTTCGCCCGGACACGCAGCTCATCGACTACGAGCAGGTGCGCAGCCTGGCCAAGGAGCACCGCCCGAAGATGCTCTGGGCGGGAGCCACGGCCTATCCGCGGATCATCGACTTCGCGGCCTTTGCCGAGATCGCGCGCGAGGTCGACGCCCTCTTCGTGGCGGACATCTCGCACATCGCGGGCCTCGTGGCCGGCGGCGTGCATCCGAGTCCGGTGCCGCACGCCGAGGTGGTGACCACGACCACGCACAAGACCCTGCGCGGCCCGCGCGGCGGCATGATCCTCTCGAGGAAGACGCACGCCAAGGCGATCAACTCGGCCGTCTTCCCCGGGCTGCAGGGCGGGCCCCACAACCACACCACGGCGGCGATCGCCGTGGCGCTCAAGGAGGCCTCGACCCCCGACTTCGCCAGCTACGCCCGGCAGATCGTAGAGAACGCCAAGGCGCTCGCCGCGAGCCTCCTCTCCCGTGGCTTCGTCCTGGTGAGCGGCGGCACCGACAACCACCTGATCCTCATCGACCTCACGAATAAGGGGATCCCGGGGAAGGTGGCGGCGCAGGCGCTCGATCGAGCGGGCCTGGTGGCGAACTACAACACGGTCCCCTTCGACCCGCGCAAGCCGTTCGATCCGAGCGGGCTCCGCCTCGGCACGCCCTCGGTCACGTCGCGCGGGATGAAGGCCCCGGAGATGGAGCTCATCGCGGGCTGGATGGAGAAGATCACCGCCAACCCGGCAGACGAGGCGCTGCAGGCCCGCACCGCGGAAGAGGTCGCCGAGCTGTGCGCGCGCTTCCCGGCGCCCGGCGTCCCCCTCGACGCGGAGTAG